The following proteins come from a genomic window of Populus nigra chromosome 6, ddPopNigr1.1, whole genome shotgun sequence:
- the LOC133696881 gene encoding probable methyltransferase PMT11, with protein sequence MKPLINTDFIKTPQILKITAFALISITFFYLGKHWSNSGYQQLLFFSTPQNSISISPNNDKSFNITSLIPPNQSDHPPTEQAVNPAPPSFYPPPDESPLSAPNRTFGIIDSDGKMTDDFEVGEFDPDIAENWGNETEIESASTNFKVRVRKYELCPGRMREYIPCLDNVEAIKRLKLTEKGERFERHCPEKGKGLNCLVPPPKGYRQPIPWPRSRDEVWYSNVPHTRLADDKGGQNWISKEKEKFKFPGGGTQFIHGADKYLDQIAQMVPDITFGHHTRMILDVGCGVASFGAYLLSRNVMTMSIAPKDVHENQIQFALERGVPAMVAAFATHRLLYPSQAFELIHCSRCRINWTRDDGILLLEVNRMLRAGGYFAWAAQPVYKHEHVLEEQWAEMLNLTTHLCWELVKKEGYIAIWKKPINNSCYLSRDTGAIPPLCDPDDDPDNVWYVDLKACISRLPENGYGANVPTWPSRLHTPPDRLQSIQYESYIARKELLKAENKFWSETIAGYVRAWHWKKFKLRNVMDMKAGFGGFAAALIDQGFDCWVLNVVPVSGSNTLPVLYDRGLLGVMHDWCEPFDTYPRTYDLLHAAGLFSVERKRCNMSTIMLEMDRILRPGGRVYIRDSLDVMDELLQIAKAMGWQATLRDTSEGPHASYRILTCDKRLLRP encoded by the exons ATGAAACCACTCATCAACACAGATTTCATTAAAACCCCACAAATCCTCAAAATCACAGCCTTCGCTTTAATCTCAAtcacttttttctatttaggcAAACACTGGTCCAACAGTGGCTACCAAcaactccttttcttctccacACCACAGAACTCCATTTCCATCTCTCCTAACAACGACAAGTCGTTCAACATCACCTCTCTAATTCCTCCAAACCAATCCGATCACCCCCCTACAGAACAAGCCGTAAACCCGGCTCCACCCTCCTTTTACCCACCTCCCGATGAATCTCCACTGTCCGCTCCCAACCGGACGTTTGGGATCATTGATTCCGATGGAAAAATGACTGATGATTTCGAGGTTGGAGAGTTTGATCCGGATATTGCAGAGAACTGGGGGAATGAGACTGAAATTGAGAGTGCAAGTACGAATTTCAAGGTTAGGGTTAGGAAATATGAGTTGTGTCCAGGGAGAATGAGAGAGTATATACCGTGTTTGGATAATGTGGAGGCTATTAAGAGGTTGAAATTGACGGAGAAAGGGGAGAGATTCGAAAGGCACTGTCCAGAGAAGGGGAAGGGACTGAATTGCTTGGTCCCCCCCCCTAAAGGATACCGGCAGCCAATTCCATGGCCGCGGAGTCGTGATGAG GTATGGTATAGCAATGTTCCTCATACACGATTAGCTGATGATAAAGGGGGCCAAAACTGGATTtctaaagagaaagagaagtttAAGTTTCCCGGAGGTGGTACACAGTTCATACACGGGGCAGATAAATATTTGGATCAGATTGCTCAG ATGGTCCCAGATATTACATTTGGTCATCATACTCGAATGATTCTAGATGTTGGATGTGGTGTGGCAAGTTTTGGTGCCTATTTACTATCACGGAATGTTATGACCATGTCTATTGCTCCCAAAGATGTTCATGAGAATCAGATTCAATTTGCTCTTGAGCGTGGTGTACCTGCAATGGTGGCTGCATTTGCAACTCACCGTCTATTATATCCGAGTCAAGCATTTGAATTGATACATTGTTCAAGATGCAGAATCAATTGGACTCGTGATG ATGGAATTTTGCTCCTTGAGGTCAATAGGATGCTCCGGGCAGGAGGATACTTTGCTTGGGCAGCACAACCCGTTTATAAGCATGAACATGTATTAGAGGAACAGTGGGCAG AGATGCTTAACCTTACCACTCATCTTTGCTGGGAGCTTGTTAAGAAGGAGGGATATATTGCAATATGGAAAAAACCCATAAACAACAGCTGCTACCTAAGCCGTGACACAGGAGCAATACCTCCATTGTGTGATCCAGACGATGATCCTGATAATGTTTG GTATGTTGATCTGAAGGCATGCATTAGTCGACTTCCGGAGAATGGATATGGAGCAAATGTTCCCACGTGGCCTTCTCGTTTGCACACTCCACCTGATAGACTCCAGAGCATACAATATGAATCATACATAGCCAGAAAAGAGCTATTAAAGGCAGAAAATAAGTTTTGGTCCGAAACAATAGCTGGCTATGTCCGTGCTTGGCATTGGAAGAAGTTTAAACTTAGAAATGTGATGGACATGAAAGCTGGCTTTGGAGG ATTCGCTGCTGCATTAATTGATCAAGGATTTGATTGCTGGGTTTTGAACGTGGTTCCTGTTAGCGGATCCAACACCTTGCCTGTTTTATATGACCGCGGACTCTTGGGAGTTATGCATGATTG GTGTGAACCATTCGATACATACCCAAGAACCTATGATTTATTGCATGCAGCTGGCCTCTTTTCTGTTGAAAGGAAAAG ATGTAATATGTCTACAATCATGCTTGAGATGGATCGCATACTTAGACCTGGTGGTCGAGTATACATTCGTGACTCTCTTGATGTCATGGATGAACTTCTACAGATAGCTAAAGCCATGGGCTGGCAGGCAACTTTGCGCGACACATCTGAGGGTCCTCATGCAAGTTACAGGATCTTGACTTGTGACAAGCGCCTTTTGCGTCCTTAA